The Alkalihalobacillus sp. TS-13 genomic interval CTTTCATCGTATGGTCGAATTCAGCTTTCTTCCCTAGCTTGATATACTCATATCGCGTTTTCACAACATAAGCGAACAAGTATATTCCGTAAGCGGTTACAAAAAGGAATGCAAGCCAGTTAATGATCAATAATGTATCCATGACTTCGTTTAGCCCCCTTCAGTTTCTCATGTGGTTACAATAGCAAAGATTATTAGGACCTCAATTCAGAATGAAACTAATTTTCTGACATTATTATAGCATAGATTTTAATGAATGAGCATTCAGTCGACGAAATTTTTCCGAAAAATTTCAAATCTCTTTTGTATGCCTTCATCCGCATTTTTTGATAGATAAGGCTTGGATTGGGAATAGTAAGAGCACAAATCGTCTGTAATTCGGGGTGTGCTGAGAAAAATGTTCATGACTATCGTTGTAATTATTGCATTGCTCATTCTTTGGGCATCGATCGACTTTTATCTAGGATGGAAAAAACACTCAAAAGATACGAATCAGCTCTATCTCCCCCCTGAACGAGGAAAAGCTGAGCTGATCTCTGAGGGAGTCCCTTTCTTTTCAAAATTATTTTCCGACTTGAAGGAAGCAGAATCTTTCATTTACGTTCAGTTTTATATCATCCGAAATGATCCGCTTGGGCAAGAATTGTTCCAAATCTTGAAAAAGAAAGCTTCTGAGGGTGTGGCTGTTTATTTAGTGTTTGATGCGATCGGAAGTTACCAATTGCCTAAAAAAACACTTGAGAACCTCAAATCCTACGGGATCAGAATATTGCAGACCGAACCACCGCGTCCCCCTTTTCTTTTTTATACATTCAACCGTCGGAACCATCGGAAAATCACAGTGGTCGATGGAACGATCGCTTATATTGGCGGGTATAACATCGGTGAAGAATACATCGGAAAAAATCCAAAGCTTGGTCATTGGCGGGACTATCATTTGAGATTGACCGGAAAGGTTGTCGAGCAATTCGTTAAATTGATCCAATGGGATTGGAAGGAATCAACGGGGGAATCTCTTGAGATCACACCTCTAGCGACTGAGGATACTGGCGATGAAGAGTTCGCATTGCTTGCGACCAACGGTGAACATATGGAAGACTTCTTTTTGAACAAAATCGAGGAAGCGGAAAAATCGATTTTCATCGGTTCACCATATTTTATCCCCGGGAAGAGACTTGTCCAGGCATTGAAAAAAGCAAGCAAAAAGGGGATTAGAGTGACGATCTTGATTCCAATGCGATCCGATCACCCTTTCGTGAAGGAAGCAGCGATCCCCTATCTGCTTCCCCTCCTTGCAGCTGGTGTTGAAGTGTACCGCTATTACCCTGGCTTCTACCATTCCAAAGTCTTCTTGATCGATCGGAAGTTCTGCGATCTCGGGACAGCGAATTTCGATAAACGGAGCTTTTATTTGAACAATGAAGTGAACTGTCTCTTCACTTCAACTTCACTCATCCAAAAGATCGAAAGGGTACTCGAGTTTGATCTTCAACAATCCGAACGATTGACACTGCCGGATCTCCGTAAACGCTCAATTTTGGAAAAAGGCAAAGGATTACTGGCACTTTCAATCTCCCGCTTTCTTTAAATAAGGCTATGTTAAATAATGATGTTGATTTTCTTCGAAATTTACTCCCTTTCCGTGGGCGAACCGAGAGCTTCCTCGCTCACTTGCACGTTCTCTGCAGGTTCTCTCCTCGCTCGCTTTTCCCACAGGAGTGTCGTAAAATTCGTTAAAATCAACAAGTGAGTTAAATATAATATAAATTTGTTCTCAAAGAAGTAACTAAAACATTAACGATCGTAAAGATTCACTTTGAAATCTAAACAAAAAGGATGAAGTGTGATGTGGCTCGCATTAATTGTGGGAGCAATTGCTGGTTCGTCAGTTTTCTTTGGTGCATTTCGGTCAAAAGCTCAAAGGCGGCAGCTCCAAGTAGGATTCCTGCACCGAAAGCCATGATCATCGCAATATACTTTTCGCGGAATCAATACCGGAATCAATTATCATTGGGGTCAATATTTTACAAGAGGGTAAAATCGGCTGGTTGTTTTTCATCGCTGTTTTTATCAGCAATTTTCCTGAAGGACTTTCCAGCACAGTCGGATTAAAAAAGAACGGTTACTCACACACGAAGATTCTCAGTATGTGGGCAACCGTCTTTGTGTCGACAGGATTGAGTGCTCTTGCCGGCTATTTATTTCTAAAGAATGCGATGCCTGAAACGATTCCGGTCATCAAAGCCTTAGCAGCTGGCGGAATCACCGCGATGGTCGTTGACACGATGGTACCGGAGGCTTTCAAAAAAGGAGGGCCGCTCGTGGGTTTCATCACTTCACTTGGTCTACTGATCTCGCTTGTTCTCATTCAGCTTCAATGATCATGCGGACACCTTCGTGTGCTGTTGTACATATTTCGGAACGGAGTCTTTCACCACGACTGTATTCGCAATGACATCGTGCAATGATTTGCGATCAGGCCGTATCATCATCATTCCTATACTGACGAGAAGCAGCCCCCCAAAAGAAATCACGTAAAAGAATGGAACAACTCCATATCGGAGGACCATACATAAAATTCCGGGATCGGTCCCTTTACGCATTTCGATACGAATCCCAGCCATCCATTTTCCAATCGTGTATCCACCGGTCAAAACCGGAATGATCACCCAATAAAATATTTCTACACCAACCGTGATCCAGTCCCCTCTCCAAGCCCCGGAAACGAGATAACTGATTACACTTAAAGGAGCCGTTACGACAACCAGATCTACAATCATAGCCAATGCACGCTGCGATAAAGATGCATATACTTGGACACTAGGGCGTCGATGCTTCTTCACTTCGTCCATCCGCTTCTCCTCCTAATAGACAGCTTGTTAAACTACTGTATGCGATTGACTGGAAAGATATTTCGGCATCTTATTTTCGAACTGATGAATTCATGGACTAGTTGGTTGAAGATGTTCCACTTACGTATCGGCACCTCGTGGAATGCATTCTTGACGATGGCGATGTGTGGCTGCTGCAAATGGTGTCTGTACACTTCTTCAAAGATTTTGATATGCACGACACGATCTCCATAAATGACGAGTACCGGAACTGTTATGCGTGATAATTGATCCAGGCAGGAATAGGTGTATGAGGCTTGATAAAAATCGTACCAATTTTTCCGATTTGTCTTCCTCACTGTTTTCCACAGGAGCTCTTGTTCTTCCTTCTTTTTCCCATGACTTATCACTAAAATTTTCGAAAGAAGAGCAGGAGAAAATTCCAATAGCTTCATCCCTGCAAGGAATTCGGCTTTCAAGAATGTTTTCACATAAGGAAAACCTCCGCTTAAAATGAGACCGAGAACTCGCTCTGGATGTGTGATCGCAAAATGCTGTACGACCGATCCAGCTGCCGAATACCCACAAATGACCGCTTTTTCCACTTGCAATTGATCTAGCAATCGAAGCAATTCCTCAGTCAGACTTTCGATTGTGACTTGTCCATTTGCCGGGTCACTGAATCCGTGCCCACACATATCATAGGTGATGATCCGGTAAGAGGAGGATAGGTGTGACTGATACATGAACACACTTTTCCCAAGTCCAGGAGGATGAAGGAAAACGATCGGAATCCCCTCACCCTTATCTTCTACACTTATTTTACGGTCTAATACCAATTGAACAGACATCTCGGTTATCCCCTTTTCATCTGGCTCTGCAACAACGTTTTGGTTTCATATCAATTCAAAGGCCGCGAACGTTGATGGCAGTGGTTATCCATTTAATAGCAGAGGCATTACCGTTATGACGAACTTATAGCCGAGATAGATTCCAACAATCCCAAGGATGCCTGCAAGTGCTGGCGGAGCAGGGATCGGAAGCTTGAATGAGGCGAATACGACTCCAACAATGAAGCCGCACAATATCGATAATAATGCAATTTTCATATGATAACTCCTCCAGTGTATATCATCCGCTTTGTTATGTAATTGTTGATTCAGAAATTCACTCCCTTTCCGCGGGCAACGAAAAGCGGAAGCGACCCGATTAGTCACGTAGGTCACTGGAAAACTGACGAGAAGGCTGTCGCCGCCGCAGGAAGGTTGAAGTGATCCAAGTGACTGAGCAAGACATCACTTCCCTGTATTACCCACCTCCGCAAGCCTCCTCACTTGCACAGGATCTCGATACCTTCTGCTGACTTCGACGTTCACACACAGGACGTACTTGTATAGGATGTACTGTTTTTCAACGTTCACCATAGGACGTGGTGGTATTTAGTCGAAGTTCATTATTATAAGTCGAAAATCCTTTTAAAACTGTGCGGTCTCGCCTGGCTCGCCTTTCCCGCTGGAGTGTCGCGAATTTCACTTAAGAAAATTCTCAATTTATCAACATTACAATTTCACAAAGGCTTTCTTTAAAAAGATAATGCTCCCTGTCATTTAGTATGACAGAGAGCATTGTGAAATATGTCCTTACATTTTTTCTGGAGCGGAAACACCAATCAATTCTGTTCCGTTCTTGATCGTTTGCTGCACTGCTTTCATCAATGCATATCTTGCCTTGCTTTGTTCAGGGTTTTCATCATCAAGAACCCGTTCTGCGTTATAAAAGCTGTGGAGTGTCGATGCAAGCTCAAACAAATAGTTCGTCATCCGTTGCGTCGACAAGGACAATGCAGCCTCTTCTACCGCTTCAGGAAACTCACCTAATTTTTTCAACAGATCATATTCTTTTTCCGAGCGAATCGTGGAAAAGTCCACTTGTTCTTCGAATGAATATCCTTTTTCTTTTCCTTGACGAAGCATGCTGCATACGCGGGCATGCGCATATTGGATGTAATAGACCGGGTTTTCGTTTGAACGGGATACAGCAAGATCCATATCGAAATCGAGATGGGAATCGGAGCTGCGCATTGCGAAGAAATACCGCATTGCATCAACACCGACTTCATCCATCAGTTCCCTTAACGTGACAGCTTTACCAGTCCGTTTACTCATCTTCACTTTTTCACCGTTTTGGAAAAGACTGACCAGCTGGATGATCTGTACTTCGAGCTGTTCACGCTCATAGCCAAGCGCCTCAACTGCAGCCTTCATACGCGGGATATAACCGTGATGGTCTGCACCCCATATATTGATCACTGTTTCAAAGCCTCGCTTGAACTTATCGAAGTGATACGCCATGTCAGGTGTCAAATACGTATAAGTCCCATCATTTTTGATCAGTACCCGATCTTTGTCGTCTCCATAATCGGTTGTCCTGAACCACATCGCGCCATCTTTCTCATAGGTGACGTCTTTTTCCTTCAGCAATTCAAGTGTTTCATCGATTTTACCAGATGTATAGAGAGATGTTTCTGAATACCATTCATCGAAAAGGACACGGAATGCTGCCAGATCTTCCTTGATTTTCTCAAGCTGTTTTTCAAGTCCATATTCCAAGAAGAATCGTAAGCGTTCTTCCTGGTTCAAGGTGACATATTTGTCGCCATCCTTTTCTGCTACCTCTTCTGCAAACTTGATGATATCTTTGCCGTAGTATCCGTCTTCCGGCATCTCAGCTTCATGGCCGAGTGCCTCTAGATAACGGGCTTCAAGGGATAATGCCAGATTGTGAATTTGATTCCCGGCATCATTGATATAATATTCCCGTGAAACATCATAACCTGCTTTATCGAGTATGTTACAAAGAGTATCTCCTACGGCTGCTCCGCGTGCATGACCGAGATGCAGGCTTCCGGTCGGGTTTGCGGAAACGAATTCGATCTGGACCTTCTTGCTCTGTCCTGTTTCAGTCTCCCCGTATTTATCGCCTGCTTCGATGATTGCAGGGATCAGGCCTGTCAAGTAGTGGTTGTCCAGGTAAAAATTGATGAAACCAGGTCCTGCAATTTCGATTTTTTCAATCGATGCTTTCGTCTGATCGAAGTTCGCAACTATTTCTTCAGCGATCTGGCGTGGTGCTTTTTTTGCAATACGGGCGAGCTGCATCGCCATGTTCGTCGCAAAATCTCCATGATCCTTGTTCTTCGGAAGTTCAAGAACGACTTCTGGGAGCTGATCTTCTGCTGCTAAACCTGCTTTTACGACCGAATCGGCGATTTCGTTTTTCAATTGTTCCTTCACCTGTTCTACAATCGTCATCTTTCTTCCCCTCTCAGCTTGATAAGCATTTGGTGGTAACCGGACTCTTCACCCTGGAAGAGCACCTGATAATCCAATGATAAATGACCCTTCTTTTCTGCTTCGTTCCAATCGAAATCCACCTTCTCCGTCCGGGTAGCGATCTGGATCGGACCATAAGGGCTTTCATAGGTACCTTCCTTCTCAACTCCTGGCGCGAACCGCTGTCGCATCGAAACTGCTCCTTGGCGGATGATGGTGATATCATCGTTTTGAATTTTTATCGTCGTGTTCACTTTGTCCGTCCCATTGATTACTTCTTCATAGCGAAGGTAGACAGTATCATTTTTCCTGTATAACGTTCCACTCGAAGATAATGAAGTATCTTCTGTTGCACCTGACTCGGTGATTTTCGTATGTAGATCCACTTCGATAGGTATCGTTATATCCACACTGTTCACATCCTTCTCTTCATTAACTTACCCATTATAATAAAAAAGCGCCTCCTCTTTCAAGGTTCAGCGTTAAGACGTTTCATCGGAAAATTTTACTATAAATTAAACTCTATTCTTCTTATCGGGTGATTTCTGCTCCGTATCGGGGGGCGATACGCGGGAAATCGCTCCCGTATCGGGTAGCGATATGCAAGGATATCCATTAACCTTCAACTGGAAGTGGCAGGACTACCTCTACTGTGGTACCTTCCTCGTCACTGCTGGAAAAATGGATCGTTCCTTTATGATCCTTGATGATCTTGAAACTGACCATCAATCCCAAGCCTGTGCCTTTTTCTTTTGTCGTATAAAAAGGTTCTCCGAGTCTCGACATGCGGTCCTTTGGAATGCCCGGACCCTGGTCTTTGATTCTGACAAGCAACCAATTATATATCGCCACCTAACTAATTAGACCTTGCAATGAATCTCCTTCCCGTACTTCCCATTTGTCATAAAGCAATAATATTGGTTGAAAATTGTTGTTTCTCGCGGTGATCAGACGTCATTCAAAAATTAACGGACACTACAGACGTTATTTGTGGCAAATTGGAGGGTTTCGGAAAATTAGCGGACACCAGGGACGCTATTTTGGAAAAAGACCCTTGTTTTCCAAAGATTTCGGGATAATAAGGTCTCTGGTGTCCGCTATTGTTAAAAAACATGGTCTTTCGAAGCAA includes:
- the cls gene encoding cardiolipin synthase; this translates as MTIVVIIALLILWASIDFYLGWKKHSKDTNQLYLPPERGKAELISEGVPFFSKLFSDLKEAESFIYVQFYIIRNDPLGQELFQILKKKASEGVAVYLVFDAIGSYQLPKKTLENLKSYGIRILQTEPPRPPFLFYTFNRRNHRKITVVDGTIAYIGGYNIGEEYIGKNPKLGHWRDYHLRLTGKVVEQFVKLIQWDWKESTGESLEITPLATEDTGDEEFALLATNGEHMEDFFLNKIEEAEKSIFIGSPYFIPGKRLVQALKKASKKGIRVTILIPMRSDHPFVKEAAIPYLLPLLAAGVEVYRYYPGFYHSKVFLIDRKFCDLGTANFDKRSFYLNNEVNCLFTSTSLIQKIERVLEFDLQQSERLTLPDLRKRSILEKGKGLLALSISRFL
- a CDS encoding RDD family protein, producing MDEVKKHRRPSVQVYASLSQRALAMIVDLVVVTAPLSVISYLVSGAWRGDWITVGVEIFYWVIIPVLTGGYTIGKWMAGIRIEMRKGTDPGILCMVLRYGVVPFFYVISFGGLLLVSIGMMMIRPDRKSLHDVIANTVVVKDSVPKYVQQHTKVSA
- a CDS encoding alpha/beta fold hydrolase, which codes for MSVQLVLDRKISVEDKGEGIPIVFLHPPGLGKSVFMYQSHLSSSYRIITYDMCGHGFSDPANGQVTIESLTEELLRLLDQLQVEKAVICGYSAAGSVVQHFAITHPERVLGLILSGGFPYVKTFLKAEFLAGMKLLEFSPALLSKILVISHGKKKEEQELLWKTVRKTNRKNWYDFYQASYTYSCLDQLSRITVPVLVIYGDRVVHIKIFEEVYRHHLQQPHIAIVKNAFHEVPIRKWNIFNQLVHEFISSKIRCRNIFPVNRIQ
- a CDS encoding XapX domain-containing protein, with the translated sequence MKIALLSILCGFIVGVVFASFKLPIPAPPALAGILGIVGIYLGYKFVITVMPLLLNG
- the argS gene encoding arginine--tRNA ligase; the protein is MTIVEQVKEQLKNEIADSVVKAGLAAEDQLPEVVLELPKNKDHGDFATNMAMQLARIAKKAPRQIAEEIVANFDQTKASIEKIEIAGPGFINFYLDNHYLTGLIPAIIEAGDKYGETETGQSKKVQIEFVSANPTGSLHLGHARGAAVGDTLCNILDKAGYDVSREYYINDAGNQIHNLALSLEARYLEALGHEAEMPEDGYYGKDIIKFAEEVAEKDGDKYVTLNQEERLRFFLEYGLEKQLEKIKEDLAAFRVLFDEWYSETSLYTSGKIDETLELLKEKDVTYEKDGAMWFRTTDYGDDKDRVLIKNDGTYTYLTPDMAYHFDKFKRGFETVINIWGADHHGYIPRMKAAVEALGYEREQLEVQIIQLVSLFQNGEKVKMSKRTGKAVTLRELMDEVGVDAMRYFFAMRSSDSHLDFDMDLAVSRSNENPVYYIQYAHARVCSMLRQGKEKGYSFEEQVDFSTIRSEKEYDLLKKLGEFPEAVEEAALSLSTQRMTNYLFELASTLHSFYNAERVLDDENPEQSKARYALMKAVQQTIKNGTELIGVSAPEKM
- a CDS encoding DUF1934 domain-containing protein; its protein translation is MDITIPIEVDLHTKITESGATEDTSLSSSGTLYRKNDTVYLRYEEVINGTDKVNTTIKIQNDDITIIRQGAVSMRQRFAPGVEKEGTYESPYGPIQIATRTEKVDFDWNEAEKKGHLSLDYQVLFQGEESGYHQMLIKLRGEER